From the Methanomassiliicoccales archaeon genome, the window CATCCTCCACATATGTTATGTTATTGCGACCATACCTGGCCAAACCACTCCTGACAGCAAGCAGTTTCGCGGGAATACTCAGAAACTCGAACTTGAAACCGCTTGCTCCCAGCGACCTTTCCAGAATGGAATCGATCCTGTCCTTCACACGAAAGAAATCCATGTAGGCAGAAGGAACGATCGCTTCGATCTCCCTATCATCGTAATTGAAACGAAATCGGACCTTCCAAGTCGGGACGCTCAATATCAACAGTGACCTCGGATCATGAAAGCTGTTCTCGATATCGAAATCATAGTATCTTCTGATGTACTCGAGAATTCCCGGGTCTGTTAATCCATCAAGGGTCTGGTTGATCTCGTCCCTTATCTCATTCCAACGGGAGATGGGGATTATCCTCAACTGTATCCCCTCGCTCTGTAATTCTCGTTTGAGGTGGGTAGCGACATTCAATTCGTTCAAGTTCGGACTCCCCGGTTACGATTAGTCCTTGAGAATTATTAATCCTTCTCCCTCCCCAGGGTGGCTAGATCCATGATTGTCTCATGAACTAAGGATCAGAATTCTAAGAACAAGTGACAGCTATGAATTCTGAATGCGAATCAATGTAGGGGAAATAAAATGATATATGATATCCGGCCTAGTGATGAACGGTAATTCCTTGCTGGTGAACTTCCTCTGCTTCCTTTCCAACGCGAACAGCAACCTGAAGTGGATCAAGCTCGACCTAGGGTTCAGGATCGAATCACCTCCTTTGGTGAAGGCGATGGGACTCGTGGACCTCATCGAGCGGAATGTTCCCCTGTGGCAGGCGATCTGATAGACGATCAAGGAAATGCGACCATAGTCTTGAACCAGCTGGAGGCCGATCTGAAATTCGACGAGGACGGCCGCTTGCTACGCATTCCCAACGAGATAATTGAGTTCCAGAAGGAGATCGAGAACGGCTATCTATCGAATCAGCTGGCCAAGATCAGGCTGTTCAAGGAAGGGAATGTCGCCCCGATCGTGAGCTTCTACTATGCCATGGGTGAAGAAGGGCCCAGCCTGATCACTGTCTGCGGACGGGTGGACGTTCCACCCATACCGACCAAGTTAAAATTGGAATTGTTAGAGGTGGATGAGCTACAGGCTCACATCGATGAGCTGGAACTGCCATTTGAATTCCCGTACCTCCAACTTGCCTATGAGCTATACGAGTACTCCTACGAGGTCGCCTCGCCAAAACTCTCATTCCTGATCCTGATGGATGGGTTGGAGGCGCTGTTCAGTCCTGCTACCACGGAGACCAGTTACTCCGTCTCGAGGAATGCCGCGGCACTTTTAGGCACTCCCGAGGAGGAATCCGAGCAGGTGTTCAAGAACATGATGGAACTCTATCGAAAAAGAAGCACCCTGATATACGGGCAACATGAGATCAAGAAGAAGTCGAAGAGGGTGGATGTTCACGACATCGTCTATCTCAGATCGCTCCTCAGAAGGGGGATAATCGGTGCCCACCGTCTTGGATTGGAGAAGGAGAAGCTCTTGAGCCTGCTGAACAAATCGAAACTATAGGGTTCGTCAGAAGTCCAATCGCAAGGGCCGAATAAAGGTTGTCACCCATTCAAATGAAGAATCAAGCCATCGTGTGTCTTTTCCGTAATGAATAAGAGAGAAAGAGACTATTGATAATCATGGTGGGGAAGGTTCAGATCTTGGTAGTTGTGGTTGCCGTTGTTGTGGTGGTGGGAGTCATGGCTTTCCTTTTCATCCCTCAGGGGGAGGGCGATGATGGATACTATGCCCCTTGGCCGATGTTCGGAGGCAACCCCCAGCACAACGGCAGAAGCCCATACCTTGCTGATAGTCCGCCTTTCGAGTTGGAATGGACGCTCGAGTTCGATGGTTTTTGCCATATAATGACCATGGGATGGGACAAGACACTCCTGGCAGTCAATCCCGATGGTTCAGTCAAATGGAATGCATCCCTTGCATGAGGAGCATCTCATTGGGGAATGTCGTTCACCCCCATCATAGGCAACGACGATACGATATACGTTCACAACGACGAGGATGCGATCGTTGCCGTGGGGTCAGAAGGCAATATCCTCTGGCAATTTCCGGTTGATGTGAACTGCTTCGCTTGCGCAATAGGACAGGATGGGACGATATACATCAGCGAGAATGGATTCGAGGGGCAATTCAGCTACATTCATGCGGTCAATCCGAATGGTGAACTGGATTGGACCTACAAGATCTTCGACGGCACGATGATTTCCTCCATCGTCACCTGCAATGATGGCACCATCCTGTTCAGCTGTTGGGACGGCATATACGCATTGAATCAGGATGGCAAGAAGAAATGGTCGTATGATGTCCAGGGGCTGG encodes:
- a CDS encoding PQQ-like beta-propeller repeat protein — protein: MSFTPIIGNDDTIYVHNDEDAIVAVGSEGNILWQFPVDVNCFACAIGQDGTIYISENGFEGQFSYIHAVNPNGELDWTYKIFDGTMISSIVTCNDGTILFSCWDGIYALNQDGKKKWSYDVQGLAGSIVIGEEGTLYFMVWDFEAAATTMYAIS